The following coding sequences lie in one Rutidosis leptorrhynchoides isolate AG116_Rl617_1_P2 chromosome 4, CSIRO_AGI_Rlap_v1, whole genome shotgun sequence genomic window:
- the LOC139840472 gene encoding uncharacterized protein, with protein sequence MTILELFRIKTMWVNYTFDYACSLSRGFSGGLISVWDPNFFLIKDRVWCDDNYIIVKGKWVCSNVVFFMVNVYGPNDPVKKRTLWDKLCSFIAANEGEYVCFGDFNEVRDEAERFGSIFHTEEAAVFNTFIANTGLVDIPLNGRRFTWVNNTASKMSRIDRVLINPNVLDIFADLKLTTLPRGYSDHLPLLLQDLKLDFGPSPFKCFNSWLLYEDFDNIVLSAAGEVMCNMELSFHEKMKHVKSKIRALIKDKKANEKSRKAHLMERIDEIEKVLETGNGTDHIVNERKDLVHELDNIQQVEDLDVLQKCRIKWDAEGNENSRYFHCFLKQHQNDQTIKGVSINGDWIVDPILIKEAFFTFIVINLQLMMII encoded by the coding sequence ATGACTATTTTAGAGCTATTTAGAATTAAAACGATGTGGGTTAATTACACTTTCGACTATGCTTGCTCGTTATCTAGAGGTTTTTCTGGAGGCTTAATTTCGGTATGGGACccgaatttttttttaataaaagatcGGGTTTGGTGTGATGATAACTACATTATTGTGAAAGGCAAGTGGGTATGTTCGAATGTGGTATTTTTTATGGTGAATGTATATGGTCCGAATGATCCGGTTAAAAAACGAACTTTATGGGACAAGTTGTGTTCATTTATAGCAGCAAATGAAGGAGAATATGTATGTTTTGGTGATTTCAATGAAGTTAGAGATGAAGCGGAAAGATTTGGTTCCATTTTCCATACGGAAGAGGCGGCGGTTTTTAATACGTTTATTGCCAATACGGGACTCGTGGATATCCCATTGAATGGAAGGCGTTTTACTTGGGTGAATAATACGGCATCCAAAATGAGTCGTATTGATCGTGTGCTTATTAATCCTAACGTGCTTGATATTTTTGCAGATTTAAAATTAACGACGTTACCTCGTGGGTACTCCGATCACCTGCCATTATTGCTACAAGATTTAAAACTTGATTTTGGGCCATCACCATTCAAGTGTTTTAATTCTTGGCTTCTTTACGAAGATTTTGATAATATCGTTCTTAGTGCAGCGGGTGAAGTTATGTGTAACATGGAATTATCTTTCCATGAAAAGATGAAACATGTGAAATCTAAAATCAGAGCGTTGATCAAAGATAAGAAAGCTAATGAAAAGTCAAGAAAGGCGCATCTTATGGAAAGAATAGACGAGATTGAAAAGGTTCTGGAAACAGGAAATGGTACAGATCATATTGTCAACGAAAGGAAGGATCTGGTGCATGAGCTAGATAATATTCAGCAGGTGGAAGATCTTGATGTGTTGCAAAAATGTCGAATTAAATGGGATGCCGAAGGAAATGAAAACTCGAGATATTTTCATTGTTTTCTTAAGCAACATCAGAACGATCAAACAATCAAGGGGGTGTCCATTAATGGGGATTGGATTGTGGATCCTATTCTTATTAAAGAAGCATTTTTTACTTTTATTGTGATAAATTTGCAGCTCATGATGATTATATAA